The following are from one region of the Haemophilus parainfluenzae genome:
- the brnQ gene encoding branched-chain amino acid transport system II carrier protein encodes MFSKKDIIVLGMMIFALFLGAGNIIFPPMEGYSAGNHWATASLGFVITGVLMPFITLVVVSVLGRGEELTKDLPKWAGVSFLTILYLVIGSTFAMPRITNVAYEMAWLPLGFVEDSATTRLIFSVIFNIIAMGFMIRPSTIISTVGEVMTPALLVLLLVVGITVFVSPLSEIVAPSQAYAENSALTTGLISGYQTMDVLAAIAFGGIVARALSAKNVTNPQKIIQYTISAGFVSVVLLGCLYFSLFYLGATSDAVAQGATNGGQIFSRYVNSLFGTAGTWIMAGIITLASLTTLVGVTSACGDYFSKFSTRFSYPFWIVFFTAMTTIISQYGLTKLLRVTIPALFLIYPMAIMLVVLQLVRNKLPSIRLSYYTTIFVTVCFSLIDSLKNLDMLPEGLHQIMTHFPLYSQGLAWLVPALCTLVLSMIFGKTISK; translated from the coding sequence ATGTTTTCAAAAAAAGACATCATCGTATTAGGTATGATGATTTTTGCTTTATTTTTAGGCGCAGGAAATATTATTTTCCCACCGATGGAGGGGTACTCCGCAGGTAACCATTGGGCAACGGCTTCGCTAGGGTTTGTGATAACAGGCGTACTCATGCCATTTATTACATTGGTTGTGGTGTCAGTGTTAGGACGTGGCGAAGAACTGACTAAGGACTTACCCAAGTGGGCAGGCGTATCCTTTTTAACCATTCTTTATTTAGTCATCGGTTCAACCTTTGCAATGCCTCGAATTACCAATGTCGCTTATGAAATGGCATGGTTACCATTGGGGTTCGTTGAAGATAGTGCGACGACACGTCTTATTTTCTCTGTGATCTTTAATATTATCGCGATGGGATTCATGATTCGCCCAAGTACCATTATTTCAACGGTGGGTGAAGTGATGACGCCAGCATTGTTGGTATTATTACTCGTTGTTGGGATCACGGTTTTTGTTTCACCTCTTTCTGAGATTGTAGCCCCATCGCAGGCGTATGCCGAGAATTCAGCATTAACTACAGGATTAATTAGTGGTTATCAAACGATGGATGTACTGGCCGCGATTGCTTTTGGTGGTATTGTTGCACGGGCATTATCTGCAAAAAATGTGACTAATCCACAAAAGATTATTCAATATACGATTTCAGCCGGTTTTGTCTCCGTCGTTTTATTAGGTTGTTTATACTTTTCTTTATTCTACTTAGGGGCGACTTCTGATGCTGTGGCACAAGGCGCAACAAATGGCGGACAAATTTTCTCTCGTTATGTGAATAGTTTATTCGGCACGGCGGGAACCTGGATTATGGCGGGTATTATCACTTTAGCAAGCTTAACTACATTAGTGGGCGTAACCAGTGCTTGTGGTGATTATTTCTCCAAGTTTTCGACACGTTTTTCTTATCCATTCTGGATTGTTTTCTTCACTGCAATGACGACAATCATTTCACAATATGGCTTAACAAAATTACTCCGTGTCACGATTCCAGCATTATTCTTGATTTATCCGATGGCGATTATGTTGGTAGTTTTACAGCTTGTGCGTAATAAATTGCCTTCTATTCGATTGAGCTATTACACCACTATTTTTGTGACGGTTTGTTTTAGTTTGATTGATAGCTTGAAAAACTTAGATATGTTGCCGGAAGGGTTACATCAAATCATGACGCATTTCCCGCTTTACTCACAAGGATTAGCTTGGTTGGTGCCTGCATTATGTACTTTAGTGCTTTCCATGATATTTGGGAAAACCATTTCAAAGTAA
- the nhaA gene encoding Na+/H+ antiporter NhaA, whose protein sequence is MNKLSLTQQIQRFLKLESAGGILLLFSAVVAMLLANSPLNQTYNDFLNLPVSIQVGSFSIDKTLIHWINDGFMAVFFVLVGMEVKKELFEGSLSSYQQAIFPAIAAVGGMIIPALVYVFIAQHNPALADGWAIPMATDIAFALGIMALLSKQVPLPLKIFLLALAIIDDLGAIVVIALFFSHGLSVQALIFAAVAIVVLIALNRFKVTALCAYMVVGTILWASVLKSGVHATLAGVIIGFCIPLKGKNGETPLHDFEHILAPWSSFVILPLFAFGNAGVSFDGIDLSMLTSPLLLAISLGLIIGKPLGVFGFSYLSVKLGIAKLPQGINFKQIFAVAILCGIGFTMSMFLASLAFNADAGESINSLSRLGILLGSTVSAIVGYMALKVTTAKNKG, encoded by the coding sequence ATGAATAAACTGAGTTTGACTCAACAAATTCAGCGTTTTTTAAAATTAGAATCAGCTGGCGGAATTTTATTACTTTTCTCAGCGGTAGTCGCAATGCTATTAGCCAACTCACCGCTTAATCAAACCTATAATGACTTTTTAAATTTACCAGTCAGCATTCAAGTAGGATCTTTTTCCATTGATAAAACCTTAATCCACTGGATTAACGATGGTTTTATGGCGGTATTCTTTGTTTTAGTGGGAATGGAAGTCAAAAAAGAATTATTTGAAGGCTCCCTTTCAAGCTATCAACAAGCGATTTTCCCTGCTATTGCAGCGGTGGGGGGAATGATCATTCCTGCCTTAGTTTATGTATTTATCGCCCAACACAATCCCGCTTTAGCCGATGGCTGGGCTATCCCAATGGCAACAGACATTGCCTTTGCTCTTGGTATCATGGCGTTATTAAGTAAACAAGTGCCACTCCCACTAAAAATCTTTTTACTTGCTTTAGCGATTATTGATGACTTAGGCGCCATTGTCGTTATTGCACTGTTTTTCTCACACGGATTAAGTGTACAAGCACTTATCTTTGCTGCGGTTGCTATTGTTGTACTTATCGCATTAAACCGCTTTAAAGTGACCGCACTTTGTGCCTATATGGTAGTGGGAACAATCTTATGGGCTTCGGTATTAAAATCAGGCGTACACGCTACCCTTGCTGGCGTTATCATCGGGTTTTGTATTCCATTGAAAGGTAAAAATGGCGAAACACCATTACACGACTTTGAGCATATTCTTGCCCCTTGGTCATCCTTTGTTATCTTGCCATTATTTGCGTTTGGCAATGCGGGTGTAAGCTTCGATGGCATTGATCTCAGCATGCTGACATCACCATTATTGCTCGCAATTTCTCTTGGCTTAATTATCGGAAAACCTCTGGGTGTATTTGGTTTCAGTTATCTTTCCGTAAAACTTGGCATTGCAAAACTTCCACAAGGCATCAACTTCAAACAAATTTTTGCCGTAGCGATTTTATGCGGTATCGGCTTCACGATGTCTATGTTCTTAGCAAGCCTAGCCTTCAACGCTGATGCCGGTGAAAGCATTAACTCCCTTTCTCGATTAGGGATCTTATTAGGTTCCACTGTTTCTGCGATTGTGGGGTATATGGCGTTGAAAGTGACTACTGCGAAAAATAAAGGGTAA
- a CDS encoding glycosyltransferase family 2 protein, which yields MEKLTCYVIYASEKIEGLSHFLHCSTDSHVIPIPAVTKEQVSLLGNSSALFNLKKAEELLDRTPNNKEIAHTLSHIQCWKAITENEQLQDNDFALIAESEIHPVENFIKHAIHYANKYSSYGIIKLQHDGEGRSGERLFQIGDEPYALIYGDINQYNYGCSLYLIRKNVAKKLTALLSETKPYWLADQFTVFHEPQNIAQSCYLLGGNPTSNRQDKIENPLFSIIVPIYNVERYLEQCIESVLAQDYQNYELILVDDGSPDNSIDICTKYAKQYSNIVFIHKINGGLSDARNAGIKLARGEYLMFLDSDDYWEGTSILSDLSKISEENPDLIIYDLTFRYKDNKKEYYPISKEGLTGDYIVDFYTLTSRNIFRPSACNKVVKRKIIMDNQLFFPKGKNHEDLDWSFNLAPYISSYALYDSYFYIYRAKRLGSITEFVKPKNTKDLIDIVLEKLQMIKNMHDSPLSKGLYQYLVKQKQFVYDSFTLLSEEHKKIYENEFHELKKSLEDIDK from the coding sequence ATGGAAAAACTAACCTGTTATGTTATTTATGCTTCTGAAAAAATAGAGGGACTAAGCCATTTTTTACATTGCTCCACTGACTCTCATGTTATTCCTATTCCTGCAGTAACTAAAGAACAGGTTAGCTTACTCGGTAATTCTTCAGCCTTATTTAATTTAAAGAAAGCGGAAGAACTACTTGATCGCACTCCCAATAACAAAGAAATCGCCCATACGCTATCTCATATTCAGTGCTGGAAAGCTATTACTGAAAATGAACAGCTACAAGATAATGATTTTGCTTTAATTGCTGAAAGTGAAATACACCCTGTTGAAAACTTCATTAAGCATGCTATCCATTATGCCAATAAATATTCCTCTTATGGAATTATCAAATTACAGCATGATGGTGAGGGTCGTTCTGGAGAGCGTTTATTTCAAATAGGTGATGAGCCTTATGCTTTAATTTATGGCGATATTAACCAATACAACTATGGTTGTTCGCTTTATCTCATCCGCAAAAATGTCGCAAAAAAATTGACCGCACTTTTAAGTGAAACAAAACCCTACTGGCTTGCAGATCAATTCACCGTGTTCCATGAACCTCAAAATATTGCTCAATCCTGTTATCTATTAGGGGGAAACCCTACCTCAAATAGACAAGATAAGATTGAAAATCCGCTGTTTAGTATCATTGTGCCAATTTATAATGTTGAACGCTACCTCGAGCAATGTATTGAATCTGTCTTAGCACAAGATTATCAGAATTATGAACTGATTCTAGTTGATGATGGTTCGCCTGATAACTCCATCGATATCTGCACTAAATATGCAAAACAATATTCTAATATCGTTTTTATCCATAAAATTAACGGTGGACTATCTGATGCAAGAAACGCAGGTATTAAACTTGCTCGTGGCGAGTACTTAATGTTTTTAGATAGTGATGATTATTGGGAAGGAACAAGTATTCTTTCTGATCTTTCTAAGATTTCAGAAGAAAATCCTGATCTTATTATTTATGATCTCACTTTCAGATACAAAGATAACAAAAAAGAATATTACCCAATTTCTAAAGAGGGGCTAACAGGCGATTATATTGTTGACTTTTATACTTTAACTAGCAGAAACATATTTAGACCTTCCGCATGTAATAAGGTCGTCAAAAGAAAAATCATCATGGATAATCAACTCTTTTTTCCAAAAGGAAAAAACCATGAAGATTTAGATTGGAGCTTTAATCTCGCTCCATACATTTCAAGCTATGCACTATATGACAGCTATTTCTACATATATAGAGCTAAGCGACTTGGTTCAATCACTGAGTTTGTCAAACCTAAAAATACTAAAGATTTAATAGATATTGTGCTTGAAAAGCTACAAATGATAAAAAATATGCATGACTCCCCTTTATCTAAAGGTCTATATCAATACTTAGTTAAACAAAAGCAATTCGTTTATGATTCTTTCACATTATTATCTGAAGAACATAAAAAAATATATGAAAATGAATTTCATGAATTAAAGAAATCATTAGAAGATATTGATAAATAA
- a CDS encoding DUF2827 family protein gives MRKYKIGITFNLESKVTDIWANGANQNVIHLYHLFQHSDIVDDVVLVSWGPEKRTTPPSGFMLDGLNLKYAYVEDVIDQLDVLIEGTLVIEPHQVSRMHKHGGKVACYKMGNDFIMDMENFLFNKEATRVFNGTLFDAVWMIPQHENTCKSYFSIMYRCPAYVVPAIWSPVFCDQVIKHIREQNDLEFGYKPNSDQKAKRIASFEANINVVKTSFTPILIAEQAYREAPEKIKNVYMCNTYDKKDNPTFFNFIGRTDLVKDGIMTVEGRYQMPDFLARYVDIVLSHQWENGLNYAYNDALYGGYPFIHNSKLIPKGVGYYYDQFDAFEGAKVLLDVIDNHDKHHEEYVKRANEYLDSLLPTNPMNIYLYEKALKRLFS, from the coding sequence ATGCGTAAATATAAAATTGGGATCACCTTTAATTTAGAGTCTAAGGTCACAGATATTTGGGCAAATGGTGCGAACCAAAACGTGATTCATCTTTATCATTTATTTCAACATTCAGATATTGTAGATGATGTGGTTTTAGTGTCTTGGGGACCAGAAAAGCGAACAACCCCTCCTAGCGGTTTTATGTTAGATGGATTGAACCTTAAATATGCTTATGTTGAAGATGTCATTGATCAATTAGATGTATTGATTGAAGGTACATTAGTTATTGAACCCCATCAAGTTAGCCGTATGCACAAGCATGGTGGTAAAGTTGCTTGCTATAAAATGGGGAATGATTTCATTATGGATATGGAAAATTTCCTTTTTAATAAAGAGGCAACTCGAGTATTTAATGGTACGTTATTTGATGCAGTTTGGATGATTCCACAACATGAAAATACCTGTAAATCTTATTTTTCGATCATGTATCGTTGTCCTGCTTATGTTGTGCCTGCAATTTGGTCACCAGTATTTTGTGATCAAGTTATTAAACACATTAGAGAGCAGAATGATTTAGAATTTGGCTATAAACCTAATTCAGATCAGAAGGCAAAACGAATTGCATCTTTCGAAGCGAATATTAACGTGGTGAAAACAAGCTTTACGCCAATTCTTATCGCTGAACAAGCATATAGAGAAGCACCAGAAAAAATTAAGAATGTTTATATGTGTAATACTTATGATAAAAAAGATAATCCAACATTCTTTAATTTTATTGGACGAACCGATCTTGTGAAAGACGGCATAATGACAGTGGAAGGTCGTTACCAAATGCCAGACTTTTTAGCTCGTTATGTCGATATTGTGCTTAGCCATCAGTGGGAAAATGGTTTGAATTATGCTTATAACGATGCTTTATATGGGGGGTATCCATTTATTCATAATTCAAAACTGATTCCGAAAGGTGTAGGTTACTATTATGATCAATTCGATGCCTTTGAAGGTGCAAAAGTGTTATTAGATGTGATTGATAATCATGATAAGCATCATGAAGAATATGTGAAAAGAGCCAATGAATATTTGGATTCTCTATTACCGACAAATCCAATGAATATTTATTTGTATGAGAAGGCGCTGAAACGATTATTCTCTTAG